TGCGGATGGTATCCGGATTTACACCAAACTGATCGGCCAGTTGTTTTATGGTATAGCGGTATGGCTGTTCCAAAATGGCTCTTTGAATAAGTAATATTCTGGTTTTTGAACCATGTTCGTGTTCTTTTTTCATTACATACAAGGTATTAAGCATGATCGGAAGACCATGCTGCCAATTGAGGATAATAGTGACATTGAATTTTGGAAAGTATAGTATTTGAAGATCCTTTGAAGAGTTCGGGGTAGTCCAAGGATTCCGGACATTGGATTGAATGTTCCAAAGCAAGGTTTCGATATTTTAAGGGGGATTTGCATCTTTTATTTTTTGGTTGGTCACAATATAAACATTTTTATTTTTTGGGAGGAAAATTGTTAGGAAAATTGAAAATCTTGTTTCTCTTTGCATTTTGTTATTTACTAACTAAGGAACGATGAAAAAACAAATTGACATTCTTAATCTTGTAAATCGCTGGAAATCAGTACTTTTAAACCAGCCTTCCTGCGGAGCTGGCAGGTTTATAATTTATTATTTTACATTTTACATTTTACATTTTCCTAAGGATTACCTCCATGATCAAGAAAGCAAAAATCGTCATTTACAGCCTTTGGATTCTGTTAATAATTGGTGCTTTGCTGACTTTTGCCCTGAGGCCTGAAGTCGCCAGCCCGGAATACATCGTCCGCTTGATCAGCCGGTTCAGCAATGAAATGTTGCTGGCATATATTGTGGTCACCATCGGGCGAGGGTTCTTCCTCATTCCAAGTACTCCTTTTGTCATCGGCGGGGCCATCCTGTTTCCTGACAATCTGTTCCTCGTGTTGGTGATTTCCATGATCGGCGTTTTGTTTTCCGCTACCGCCCTGTATTATTTTTCCGATCTGCTGGGATTCAGTAAATACCTGGAGAAAAAATATCCCAAAGGAGTGGAGCGATGGAAGGAGCGTTTGCAACACCCCAGAGCCGCTTTGTTTGTTCTTGGCTGGGCATTTTTTCCCTTTGTGCCTACCGATCTGATCTGTTATGTGGCGGGGATCGTAAAGATGCCTTACCGGTTTATGTTTATCGGGGTATTTTTGGGAGAATTAACGCTTAATGTTTTTTATGTTTATTTCGGAGGGGGCATTTTTGAAGCAATTTTTTGATCATTTTACCGCTTTACTTCGCGGTCTCCCCGCAATTTGTTATTTTGACATTCCATTTTGACATCCAACTCATTTATGCCCTATAAATTATATGTCATGAATAATAAAATAAATTGCCTGCATGTTGTTTTAGCGACAGTTTTTATTCTTATTTCTTCTTGTGAGCCGGCTCATATAGAAGAAGAAACTGGAACAAAGAATCCATTTAGATTTGAAGAAAAAGACATCGCTTATCTGCAAGAGGGCTATAATACCGGGACTTTTACCATACAGGAAGTTGTCAGGGCCTACCTGGACCGGATTGAAGCCGTTGACGATAACGGCCCAAGCCTGAATGCCATCATTGAAGTGAATCCCGATGCTATGGAAATTGCCAAAGCACTGGATGAAGAAAGAGCGGCCGGTAATATGCGGGGACCTTTACACGGAATACCGATTGTACTCAAGGATAATATCGATACTCACGACAGAATGGCTACCACGGCGGGATCCAGGGCCTTGATGGATTCACATCCGTTGCAGGACAGTTACCTGGCCATGAAATTGAGGGCCGCCGGGGCCATTATTATTGGCAAGGCCAATTTGAGCGAATGGGCTAATTTTCGGGGAGAATTGTCTTCCAGCGGCTGGAGCGGAGTGGGTGGACAGACCAAAAATCCATATATTCTAGACAGGAATCCCTGCGGGTCCAGCTCAGGTTCCGCGGTGGCAGTTTCTGCCAACCTGACCTTGCTGGCCATCGGAACAGAAACCAATGGTTCCATCGTTTGTCCATCCAATAACAACGGCATTGTAGGCATCAAACCTACTGTAGGCCTGGTGAGCCGGTCCGGCGTAATTCCGATTTCCTTCACCCAGGATACGCCTGGTCCGATGGCACGAACCGTGAAAGATGCGGCTATTTGCCTCGGTGCTCTCGTCGGTATTGATTCAATGGATGAAAAAACATGGGCCAGTGAAGGGAAATTTTATGGCGATTATACCCAATTCCTCAAAGAAGACGGCTTGAAAGGAAAACGCCTGGGGTTGTATAAAGCTCCATTAGGCAGTAACTATAAGGTAGATACTCTTTTTTATCAGGCGGTGGCTTATTTAAAAAGCCAGGGGGCCGAAATCATTGAGGTAGAAAATATAGGCACGCCTGGTGTCGGGGGATCCTCTTTTGAAATAATGTTGTTTGAATACAAGGACGGATTGAATAAATATTTTCAATCATTAGGACCCGAGGCTCCTGTAAAAAATTTGGAAGATCTCATCGCATTTAACAAGAAGGATGAAATTGAAATGCGGTATTACAATCAGCAATACCTTGAAATGGCACAGGCAAAAGGGGATCTGAACGCTCCTGAATACAAGGAGGCATTGGCTAATTTGACGAAAGGCAGCCAGGAAGAGGGCATTGATAAGGTGATGGATGAGTTTAAGCTGGATGCCATTATTGCTCCGACGGGTAGCCCGGCCTGGAAAACGGACCTGATCAATGGGGATAGTTTCCAGTTGGGAAGTTCTTCCCCTGCCGCCCGCGCCGGGTATCCCAATATTACCGTACCGATGGGTTTTATCGATGATTTGCCGGTGGGCATTTCCTTTTTCGGGAGGGCCTGGAGCGAACCGGCTTTGATTGAGATCGCTTATGCTTATGAATCGGGAACTAAATTCCGTAAGGCGCCTCAATTTTTGAAAGGAGAATAGATTGGCAGGGAACGGGCAACAATTTGGATGGCAATGGAGTCATTCATCTGGATGGAATTGCCGGATTTACCCAACTATCTTTCCAAATAATAATATTGTATTTTACTCTTAGGGAAATGTAAAATTTAGAATGATAAATTAAAAATGTAAAAGTGTTGATTTTCAGTGATTTACATGATTAAAATTGTCAATTTATTTTTGAACTGTTCCTTAACCTGGTTTGATCTTTTTATTCTATAGATTTAAAAACAATAACATGAAAAAATTCTACCTGATCTCCTTTATATTGTTCATTACTTTTTCCTTTGGACTCAAGGCACAATCCAATCTCTTCATCGATTACAGTTATACGCCAGAAGAAATGGTCCAGGACTTTTTTGACAATCCTAATGTCATAACTTCCAATGTGGTTTATTCCGGTGTCCCGGGGGCCATAGCCTTTTTTGATGCAGAAGGCACAAACCTCGGGTTGGGTGCAGGGATTTTGTTCACAACGGGGCTCGCTTCCTCAGTTGCCGACAGTGCGATGGCTTTTGCCACAACTTATAATAATACTTCAGGCGATTATGACCTCAACCTGCTCATGGCTGATATTCCGAATTTTGATGCAGCCATTATCGAATTTGATTTTACGGTGACCAATTCGGATACCCTTCGGTTTAACTATGTATTCGGATCCGAAGAATATCCAGAATTTACCTGCACCAATTTTAATGACGGTTTTGGTTTTTTGGTTTCCGGGCCTGGGATCAACGGTACTTTTTCCAATAATTCCTATAATATCTGTACCGTTCCGAATTCAATGGAAACGGTGGCAATAAATACCCTTAATGATAATCCGGCCTGCGGAGATCCGGATTTTGAACAGTACTACATCAATAATGAATCAGGAACGGATATCGTTTTTGACGGAATGACTATTCCTTTGCCGGCTTCTTTTTATGCGGTAGGAGGGGAGACTTACCACGCCAAACTTTTGATCGGCGATGGAGCAGACGCCACTTTCGATTCAGGGGTGTTTTTGTCTTTCAATTCACTGGGAGCCGATAGTTTGCTCATTCCTCCGACTCAATTTAACGTTTCCCTGGAGGGCGGCGCTGTGGAATTTACCAACTACTCCAAATACGCAAGGGAATGGTTCTGGGATTTCGGCAACGGCATGACTTCAACGGAAAGAAATCCTGAGCCAATGACCTATGATGAACCGGGGACTTACACCGTTTCGCTGACCACAAGGAACTTTTGTTGTTCGGAGACTTACAGTACCACCGTCGATTTTACCACCGGTGTTTTTCAGCCGGAGGCATCCGACGCATTGCAGGTATTTCCTAATCCGGTAAAAGACAAGGTATCGTTAATAAACAAGGCCTCCGAAACGGTAAAGGGCATTTGGTTACTCAATTCCATGGGACAGAAGTGGTCAGTGGATT
This sequence is a window from Lewinellaceae bacterium. Protein-coding genes within it:
- a CDS encoding VTT domain-containing protein; translated protein: MIKKAKIVIYSLWILLIIGALLTFALRPEVASPEYIVRLISRFSNEMLLAYIVVTIGRGFFLIPSTPFVIGGAILFPDNLFLVLVISMIGVLFSATALYYFSDLLGFSKYLEKKYPKGVERWKERLQHPRAALFVLGWAFFPFVPTDLICYVAGIVKMPYRFMFIGVFLGELTLNVFYVYFGGGIFEAIF
- a CDS encoding amidase produces the protein MNNKINCLHVVLATVFILISSCEPAHIEEETGTKNPFRFEEKDIAYLQEGYNTGTFTIQEVVRAYLDRIEAVDDNGPSLNAIIEVNPDAMEIAKALDEERAAGNMRGPLHGIPIVLKDNIDTHDRMATTAGSRALMDSHPLQDSYLAMKLRAAGAIIIGKANLSEWANFRGELSSSGWSGVGGQTKNPYILDRNPCGSSSGSAVAVSANLTLLAIGTETNGSIVCPSNNNGIVGIKPTVGLVSRSGVIPISFTQDTPGPMARTVKDAAICLGALVGIDSMDEKTWASEGKFYGDYTQFLKEDGLKGKRLGLYKAPLGSNYKVDTLFYQAVAYLKSQGAEIIEVENIGTPGVGGSSFEIMLFEYKDGLNKYFQSLGPEAPVKNLEDLIAFNKKDEIEMRYYNQQYLEMAQAKGDLNAPEYKEALANLTKGSQEEGIDKVMDEFKLDAIIAPTGSPAWKTDLINGDSFQLGSSSPAARAGYPNITVPMGFIDDLPVGISFFGRAWSEPALIEIAYAYESGTKFRKAPQFLKGE
- a CDS encoding choice-of-anchor L domain-containing protein, with translation MKKFYLISFILFITFSFGLKAQSNLFIDYSYTPEEMVQDFFDNPNVITSNVVYSGVPGAIAFFDAEGTNLGLGAGILFTTGLASSVADSAMAFATTYNNTSGDYDLNLLMADIPNFDAAIIEFDFTVTNSDTLRFNYVFGSEEYPEFTCTNFNDGFGFLVSGPGINGTFSNNSYNICTVPNSMETVAINTLNDNPACGDPDFEQYYINNESGTDIVFDGMTIPLPASFYAVGGETYHAKLLIGDGADATFDSGVFLSFNSLGADSLLIPPTQFNVSLEGGAVEFTNYSKYAREWFWDFGNGMTSTERNPEPMTYDEPGTYTVSLTTRNFCCSETYSTTVDFTTGVFQPEASDALQVFPNPVKDKVSLINKASETVKGIWLLNSMGQKWSVDFTNSDGNMDVNLPSDLPAGVYFIQIHSDTGKIFASRFVKE